A genomic stretch from Methanobacterium sp. includes:
- a CDS encoding flavin reductase family protein → MKKSIGAKTIVYPTPVFIIGTYDKYGKPNAMNAAWGGISCSAPPCVSISLREATYTHGNIMNKEVFTVNIPSEKYIKEADYFGMASGRNEDKFKKTGLTPVKSELVDAPYIEEFPLILECKLVHTAEFGLHTHFTGEILDVKVDENFLDNGNPDIELIKPFLYDPSFRAYFGIGKRLANAFSVGIDLIR, encoded by the coding sequence ATGAAAAAATCTATTGGTGCAAAAACAATTGTATATCCAACTCCCGTTTTTATAATTGGGACTTATGATAAATATGGAAAGCCAAATGCTATGAATGCAGCTTGGGGAGGAATATCATGTTCTGCTCCTCCATGTGTTTCAATTTCTCTAAGGGAAGCTACTTATACTCATGGAAATATCATGAATAAAGAGGTTTTTACAGTAAATATTCCATCTGAAAAGTACATTAAAGAAGCAGACTATTTTGGAATGGCATCTGGAAGAAATGAAGATAAATTCAAAAAAACAGGATTAACACCTGTTAAAAGCGAACTTGTAGATGCACCATATATTGAAGAATTTCCACTAATTTTAGAATGTAAATTAGTTCATACAGCCGAATTTGGATTACATACTCATTTTACAGGCGAAATATTGGATGTAAAAGTTGATGAGAATTTTTTGGATAATGGAAATCCAGATATAGAACTTATTAAGCCATTTTTGTACGATCCGTCCTTTAGAGCCTATTTTGGTATTGGAAAACGTCTTGCAAATGCTTTTTCGGTAGGAATAGATTTAATTAGATGA
- a CDS encoding nitroreductase family protein has translation MNKVLENIKSRRSIRKYLPEQIKDEELEIILESAIYAPTGHNDQPWHFTVIQNKEFIDKINVESKKVMAEIPVEWISKMGKAEHLHILYNAPTVVVVSGKEDATTPFADCCAAIQNMLLAAESIDIGSCWIGLARFFFENPENVENLGIPEGYKPYYAVTLGYKAVEISNFDASKSEISNGSTNNRAPERNKNVVNYIK, from the coding sequence TTGAACAAAGTTTTAGAAAATATTAAAAGTAGGCGGAGCATTAGGAAATATCTTCCAGAGCAAATTAAGGATGAAGAACTTGAAATAATTCTTGAATCTGCTATATATGCTCCAACAGGCCATAATGACCAGCCGTGGCATTTTACAGTTATACAAAATAAAGAATTCATTGATAAGATAAACGTGGAATCTAAAAAAGTCATGGCAGAAATACCAGTTGAATGGATATCTAAAATGGGAAAAGCAGAACATTTACATATTTTGTATAATGCACCAACAGTTGTAGTTGTTTCAGGAAAAGAAGATGCCACTACACCCTTTGCAGATTGCTGTGCAGCCATCCAAAACATGCTTCTTGCAGCAGAATCTATTGATATTGGCTCATGCTGGATAGGACTTGCCAGATTCTTCTTTGAAAATCCAGAAAATGTTGAAAATTTAGGCATACCAGAAGGTTACAAACCTTATTATGCTGTTACTTTAGGATACAAAGCTGTTGAAATTTCTAATTTCGACGCATCGAAATCAGAGATTTCGAATGGTTCAACTAATAACAGGGCACCTGAAAGAAATAAAAATGTAGTTAATTACATCAAATAA
- a CDS encoding helix-turn-helix transcriptional regulator, translating into MQKESNYVCECKLCALNTISKKWAILVIESIGNHEKIRFNGIMENVKGISPKSLSNLLKNLQEEELIQRESFSEIPPRVEYSLTDTGKELLEILIPIIEWAKRRDHLYHEI; encoded by the coding sequence ATGCAAAAAGAAAGTAATTATGTCTGTGAATGCAAACTATGTGCTTTAAACACTATTTCGAAAAAATGGGCCATTTTAGTCATTGAATCCATTGGAAATCATGAAAAAATAAGATTTAATGGAATTATGGAAAATGTGAAAGGAATCAGCCCTAAAAGTCTTTCTAACCTATTAAAAAATCTTCAGGAAGAAGAATTGATCCAAAGAGAATCCTTTTCTGAGATTCCTCCAAGGGTCGAATATTCACTGACAGATACTGGAAAAGAACTACTTGAAATACTGATACCTATTATTGAATGGGCAAAAAGAAGGGATCATCTTTATCATGAGATTTGA
- a CDS encoding HXXEE domain-containing protein produces MFLLFPLAITLHNIEEALWLPQWSKFAGKLRKSVSKTEFHFAVLIVTLLAYLSTGLFIMFPQEYVLKLFYFGFNGAMIFNAFFAHLGGTILLKRYCPGLITGLFLMVPFSSLILFFSISNNIISWMEIIIATVVLSALLMALVPHLEKLGKNILADYAD; encoded by the coding sequence ATGTTTTTACTTTTTCCTTTAGCAATAACTCTACATAATATTGAAGAGGCATTATGGTTACCTCAATGGTCAAAATTTGCTGGAAAACTTCGAAAATCAGTATCAAAAACTGAATTTCATTTTGCTGTTTTAATAGTTACATTGCTAGCTTATTTATCTACAGGTTTATTCATTATGTTTCCGCAGGAGTATGTATTAAAACTTTTTTATTTTGGATTTAACGGAGCAATGATTTTCAATGCATTTTTTGCCCATTTAGGTGGGACAATCCTTTTAAAAAGGTATTGCCCAGGATTGATAACAGGACTTTTCCTTATGGTTCCTTTCAGCAGCTTAATCCTATTTTTTTCCATAAGCAATAATATTATAAGCTGGATGGAAATAATCATAGCTACAGTTGTTCTAAGTGCTTTATTAATGGCCTTAGTTCCGCATTTAGAAAAATTAGGGAAAAATATTTTGGCGGATTATGCAGATTAA
- the ehbP gene encoding energy-converting hydrogenase B subunit EhbP: MKFVVRPQHIISVGGYIVEVDFPYRNIIVVNPTEEPIKIDVPIFSTEWIDEHRKLGLEITPTKDEDSFLRTWRKTKAKLDKIKGESS, from the coding sequence ATGAAATTTGTAGTAAGACCTCAGCACATTATTAGTGTCGGCGGATATATTGTTGAAGTTGATTTCCCTTACAGAAACATAATTGTAGTTAATCCAACTGAAGAGCCAATAAAAATAGATGTTCCCATATTTTCCACTGAATGGATTGATGAACACCGAAAATTAGGGCTTGAAATAACTCCTACAAAGGATGAAGATTCATTTTTACGTACTTGGAGAAAAACTAAGGCCAAACTGGACAAAATAAAAGGTGAATCATCCTAA
- a CDS encoding NADH-quinone oxidoreductase subunit H has protein sequence MDTTMIINSILAVIGTLILAFAVSIWLPGIERKFIHARIQQRVGPPVSSPGFMAPIKFFFKQVLTPNSPMPRLYNALPLISLIIIVFILLVIMPQMYSFAALASIIAVIGLLKVEEIMYMFMGSLSKSVMSVGMPFPDLVKGAKHVNETRSFIEELSTLRAFRLIAFGSFPLYIALFVPVVMAKSIFLTDIFAFQQIHGPVLFTVAGAIGAIVYFIGFMIMLNEYPFAIMKTKADVIEGPLLEYMSKYRAYVYITRGFLIFVLASLFTTMFLGIPPNIFSWNILVTIAVAIIFPIAMAVMSAFSPIFTFRQFYPVVAATSILGVLAIVASVL, from the coding sequence ATGGATACAACAATGATTATAAATTCAATATTAGCAGTGATTGGAACACTGATTTTAGCATTTGCAGTAAGTATCTGGCTTCCAGGTATTGAAAGAAAATTTATTCATGCCAGAATTCAGCAGAGAGTCGGCCCACCAGTTTCAAGCCCGGGATTTATGGCCCCTATCAAATTCTTCTTTAAGCAAGTGTTAACTCCTAACTCTCCAATGCCCCGACTGTACAATGCACTCCCATTAATCAGTTTGATCATAATAGTGTTCATATTATTAGTTATAATGCCACAAATGTATTCATTTGCAGCTTTAGCAAGTATTATAGCAGTAATAGGGCTGCTTAAGGTTGAAGAAATTATGTACATGTTTATGGGTTCACTTTCAAAATCAGTTATGTCAGTTGGCATGCCCTTCCCCGACCTTGTAAAAGGTGCTAAACACGTTAATGAAACACGATCATTCATTGAAGAGCTAAGTACACTTCGTGCATTCCGTCTTATAGCTTTTGGATCATTCCCATTATATATTGCATTATTTGTACCTGTTGTGATGGCTAAAAGTATATTTTTAACAGATATATTCGCTTTTCAGCAGATACACGGCCCAGTGCTCTTTACTGTTGCTGGAGCAATAGGTGCAATTGTTTATTTCATTGGTTTCATGATAATGTTAAATGAATATCCATTCGCCATAATGAAAACCAAAGCAGATGTTATTGAAGGCCCTCTACTTGAATATATGTCTAAATACAGAGCATATGTTTATATTACCAGAGGATTCTTGATATTTGTGCTTGCAAGCCTGTTTACAACCATGTTCCTAGGAATACCTCCAAACATATTTAGCTGGAACATACTGGTAACCATAGCTGTAGCAATAATATTCCCAATAGCAATGGCTGTAATGAGTGCATTCTCCCCAATATTCACATTCAGGCAATTTTACCCAGTAGTAGCAGCTACATCAATCTTAGGAGTATTGGCAATTGTTGCCTCAGTTTTATAA
- a CDS encoding nickel-dependent hydrogenase large subunit: MDNNNKVTSKVIETEVPLGTVHSAAIEPYRVRLFVEDEIVRDAELTVGVNHRGIERIMEGLPVEKANSLTEKICGICSNSHLWNSCLTAEKGLEIDVPPRAEYIRIIMEELERLHSHFLYLAHGSEVLGHETFAMRLFYIRETVMELLRMIGGNRVQYGVSVIGGIRPRCDLNEMKIQKISEGMNYIEEKIGEFADRFVRDPMVMSRISGIAAITKEDARRLATTGPSLRATGIEVDLRRDMKEYEPFEFDVITQDTGDVKANLLMRVLEIPEAVKIIRQAIKDLPDGKITNRSWEMQDTGIIRSYIEVPRGKLYHSYSLEDGRVRNSIVRTPSITNINTMEFACIGTHITDAQLAIVQCDPCFTCTDRAVKILDEPFRNITKI, translated from the coding sequence ATGGATAACAATAACAAAGTCACAAGCAAAGTAATCGAAACAGAAGTTCCTCTGGGAACAGTGCACTCTGCTGCAATAGAACCATACAGAGTAAGGTTATTTGTTGAAGATGAAATAGTAAGGGACGCTGAATTAACTGTAGGTGTCAATCACAGAGGAATTGAAAGAATAATGGAAGGATTACCTGTTGAAAAGGCCAACAGCCTCACCGAAAAAATATGTGGTATCTGTTCCAACAGCCACCTCTGGAATTCATGCCTAACTGCTGAAAAAGGGCTTGAAATTGATGTTCCTCCACGAGCAGAGTATATTAGAATTATAATGGAAGAGCTGGAAAGATTACACAGCCACTTCCTTTATTTAGCCCACGGAAGCGAAGTTTTAGGTCATGAGACATTTGCAATGAGGCTATTTTATATAAGAGAGACTGTAATGGAACTTCTAAGGATGATTGGAGGTAACCGTGTGCAGTACGGTGTTTCAGTCATTGGAGGTATACGACCGCGCTGTGATCTAAATGAAATGAAAATTCAAAAGATCAGCGAAGGTATGAATTACATTGAAGAGAAAATTGGAGAATTTGCAGATAGATTCGTAAGAGATCCAATGGTCATGTCCCGTATATCTGGAATTGCCGCAATTACTAAGGAAGATGCAAGAAGATTAGCTACAACTGGACCTTCACTTAGAGCAACTGGTATTGAAGTGGATTTAAGACGTGACATGAAGGAATATGAACCATTTGAATTTGATGTAATCACACAAGATACTGGTGATGTTAAGGCAAATCTTCTCATGCGTGTTCTTGAAATTCCAGAGGCTGTAAAAATTATCAGACAGGCAATTAAAGACCTACCTGATGGAAAAATAACCAACAGAAGCTGGGAAATGCAGGATACGGGCATTATAAGAAGTTACATAGAAGTACCACGAGGTAAACTCTACCACTCCTACAGTTTAGAGGATGGAAGGGTAAGAAATTCAATAGTAAGGACACCCTCTATAACCAACATAAATACTATGGAGTTTGCATGTATCGGAACTCATATAACCGATGCACAATTAGCAATAGTTCAATGCGACCCTTGCTTTACATGCACTGACCGTGCCGTTAAAATATTAGATGAACCTTTCAGGAATATAACAAAAATTTAG